The following proteins are co-located in the Castanea sativa cultivar Marrone di Chiusa Pesio chromosome 8, ASM4071231v1 genome:
- the LOC142607801 gene encoding protein PMR5, with protein sequence MVRLSSQPSCSAFGSCLTILCLLCVQPHIASSALIMSLRNHHKNHQHRRPMIQTNQSSCALFAGTWVRDDTYPVYQSSNCPVIDPEFNCQMYGRPDSDYLKYRWEPLNCQLPRFNGLEFLVHMKGKTVMFVGDSLGRNQWESLICLISATAPTTSTQVIRGDPLSTFQFLDYGVSILFYRATYLVDIDMVEGKRVLKLDDISGNGDAWRNVDVLSFNTGHWWTHKGSLQGWDYMESGGKYYQDMDRLGALEKGLRTWAHWVENNVDSSRTRVFFLSISPTHNNPSEWDAGATPSTTKNCYGETAPVATSGSTYSAGAYPDQMRVVDTVIRDMRSPVYLLDITMLSKLRKDGHPSIYSGDLTPEQKANPARSADCSHWCLPGLPDTWNQLFYTALFF encoded by the exons ATGGTTCGGCTTTCTTCTCAACCCTCTTGTTCTGCTTTTGGGTCATGTTTAACAATTCTATGTCTGCTCTGTGTTCAACCCCACATAGCTTCATCAGCTCTGATAATGAGCTTGAGAAACCACCATAAAAACCACCAACACAGAAGACCCATGATCCAAACCAACCAAAGCTCTTGTGCATTGTTTGCTGGTACCTGGGTTCGTGATGATACATACCCAGTTTACCAATCCTCTAATTGTCCAGTCATAGACCCCGAATTCAACTGCCAAATGTACGGTCGGCCTGACTCTGACTACCTTAAGTATCGATGGGAGCCCCTCAATTGTCAGCTcccaag GTTCAATGGGCTTGAATTTTTGGTCCATATGAAAGGGAAGACCGTGATGTTTGTGGGTGACTCGCTTGGACGGAATCAATGGGAGTCTTTGATTTGCTTGATCTCAGCTACAGCGCCTACAACCTCAACTCAAGTCATCAGAGGCGATCCGCTCTCAACCTTTCAGTTCTTG GACTATGGCGTGTCCATATTATTTTACCGAGCTACATATCTGGTTGACATAGATATGGTTGAAGGAAAAAGAGTTTTAAAGCTGGATGACATTTCTGGCAACGGCGACGCTTGGCGGAATGTTGATGTGCTCTCGTTTAACACCGGTCACTGGTGGACCCACAAAGGATCTCTACAAGG GTGGGATTACATGGAATCGGGAGGGAAATATTACCAAGACATGGATCGTTTGGGTGCTTTGGAAAAGGGTCTTAGAACATGGGCACATTGGGTTGAAAACAACGTCGACAGCAGCAGAACCAGAGTCTTCTTTCTATCCATCTCTCCTACGCACAACAA CCCAAGTGAATGGGACGCTGGTGCAACGCCATCAACAACAAAGAACTGTTATGGCGAAACAGCACCAGTGGCAACAAGTGGATCAACATACTCAGCTGGGGCATATCCTGATCAAATGAGAGTGGTGGATACTGTGATTAGGGACATGCGCAGCCCTGTATATTTGTTGGACATAACAATGTTATCAAAGCTAAGAAAAGATGGCCACCCTTCCATCTATAGCGGCGACCTGACCCCAGAGCAGAAAGCTAACCCTGCTCGATCTGCTGATTGTAGCCATTGGTGCCTTCCTGGATTGCCTGATACTTGGAACCAACTATTCTATACTGCTttgtttttctaa